The window GTTGATGTCCCACTCGTACCACTAAAATGGAACAAGACACTTGATGCCTATGCCTATCAGTATGCATCCACCAGATTAGCTGATTGTACTTTGGTGCATTCATATTCACCCTATGGTGAAAATCTTGCCATGGGCTACGACATCTTTTCGGCCGTGGAGGCCATTAACTTGTGGGTAGGAGAGAAACATTATGACTATGCCTCCAAATCTTGTAAACAAGATATGTGCAGGCATTATACTCAAGTGATATGGAAAAACACTCATGAAGTTGAATGTGGAAGATTGAAATGTGAT is drawn from Capsicum annuum cultivar UCD-10X-F1 unplaced genomic scaffold, UCD10Xv1.1 ctg52721, whole genome shotgun sequence and contains these coding sequences:
- the LOC124892975 gene encoding basic form of pathogenesis-related protein 1-like, with translation INIVAFFPTLMVLSMAHSSLAQNFPKDIVLAHNNARAQVDVPLVPLKWNKTLDAYAYQYASTRLADCTLVHSYSPYGENLAMGYDIFSAVEAINLWVGEKHYDYASKSCKQDMCRHYTQVIWKNTHEVECGRLKCDNGEAWFVSCNYYPLGNYIGGKPY